Proteins from one Coturnix japonica isolate 7356 chromosome 5, Coturnix japonica 2.1, whole genome shotgun sequence genomic window:
- the PYGL gene encoding glycogen phosphorylase, liver form, whose product MSLPLSDQERRKQISIRGIVGAENVAELKRGFNRHLHFTLVKDRNVATPRDYFFALAHTVRDHLVGRWIRTQQHYYERDPKRIYYLSLEFYMGRTLQNTMINLGLQNACDEAVYQLGLDIEELEEIEEDAGLGNGGLGRLAACFLDSMATLGLAAYGYGIRYEYGIFNQKIRNGWQVEEADDWLRHGNPWEKARPEYMIPVHFYGRVEHTAGGTKWVDTQVVLALPYDTPVPGYMNNTVNTMRLWSARAPNDFNLRDFNVGDYIQAVLDRNLAENISRVLYPNDNVSQGFSLCVMSGTGLRCHVMPCEPFPVCPVPIPLLSQFFEGKELRLKQEYFVVAATLHDIIRRFKASKFGSTESVRTVFDSFPDQVAIQLNDTHPAMAIPELMRVFVDIEKLPWNKAWDITKRTFAYTNHTVLPEALERWPVDLVEKLLPRHLEIIYEINQRHLDHIASLFPNDVDRLRRMSLIEEGGTKRINMAHLCIVGSHAVNGVAKIHSEIVKSEVFRDFAELEPDKFQNKTNGITPRRWLLLCNPGLAEVIAEKIGEDYVRDLSQLAKLHEFVDDDLFIREVAKVKQENKVKFALYLEKEYEVKINPSSMFDVHVKRIHEYKRQLMNCLHIITMYNRIKRDPVKLFVPRTVIIGGKAAPGYHMAKMIIKLINAVAQVVNNDPVVGSKLKVIFLENYRVSLAEKVIPATDLSEQISTAGTEASGTGNMKFMLNGALTIGTMDGANVEMAEEAGEENLFIFGMRVEDVAELDKDGYNAQQYYDRLPELKQAVDQIQSGFFSSDEPDLFRDVVDMLFHHDRFKVFADYEAYVKCQEKVSELYLNSKAWTKMVIRNIAAAGKFSSDRTIKEYARDIWHVEPTDLKIPPPNEPREGAEDRTPNGTAARA is encoded by the exons ATGTCGCTGCCGCTGTCGGACCAGGAGCGGCGGAAGCAGATCAGCATCCGCGGCATCGTGGGAGCCGAGAACGTGGCCGAGCTGAAGCGGGGCTTCAACCGGCACCTCCACTTCACGCTGGTGAAGGACCGCAACGTGGCCACCCCCCGCGACTACTTCTTCGCCTTGGCGCACACGGTGCGGGACCACCTGGTGGGACGCTGGATCCGCACCCAGCAGCACTACTACGAGAGGGACCCCAAG AGGATCTATTACCTCTCCCTGGAGTTCTACATGGGCCGGACGCTGCAGAACACCATGATCAACCTGGGGCTGCAGAACGCCTGCGATGAAGCTGTGTACCAG CTGGGGTTGGACATAGAAGAGCTGGAGGAGATCGAGGAGGATGCGGGGCTCGGTAATGGTGGGCTCGGCCGGCTTGCAG CCTGCTTCCTTGACTCGATGGCAACGCTGGGGCTGGCAGCCTATGGCTACGGCATCCGCTACGAGTACGGCATCTTCAACCAGAAGATCCGCAACGGGTGGCAG GTGGAGGAAGCTGACGACTGGCTGAGGCATGGCAACCCCTGGGAGAAAGCCCGCCCAGAGTACATGATTCCTGTGCACTTCTATGGCCGCGTGGAGCACACTGCCGGTGGCACCAAGTGGGTGGACACCCAG GTGGTGCTGGCACTGCCCTATGATACCCCTGTGCCTGGGTACATGAACAACACCGTCAACACCATGCGCCTGTGGTCGGCTCGGGCACCCAACGACTTCAACCTGCGGGACT TCAATGTTGGGGATTAcatccaggctgtgctggaCAGGAACCTGGCTGAGAACATCTCCCGCGTCCTCTATCCCAACGACAACGTGAGTCAGGGGTTCTCACTGTGTGTGATGAGTGGCACAGGGCTGCGATGCCACGTGATGCCCTGTGAGCCTTTCCCTGTGTGCCCAGTGCCCATTCCACTCCTCTCACAGTTCTTTGAGGGCAAGGAGCTGCGTCTGAAGCAGGAGTACTTTGTGGTGGCTGCGACCCTGCACGACATCATCCGCCGCTTCAAAGCATCCAAATTTGGGAGCACAGAAAGCGTCCGCACCGTGTTTGACTCCTTCCCTGACCAG GTCGCCATCCAGCTGAACGACACGCACCCCGCCATGGCCATCCCTGAGCTGATGAGGGTTTTTGTGGATATTGAGAAACTGCCCTGGAACAAG GCCTGGGACATCACCAAGCGGACATTTGCCTACACAAACCACACCGTGCTGCCCGAAGCCCTGGAGCGCTGGCCAGTGGACCTGGTGGAGAAGCTGCTCCCCAGACACCTGGAAATCATCTATGAGATCAACCAGAGGCACCTGGAC CACATTGCGTCCCTCTTCCCCAATGACGTGGACCGGCTGCGGAGGATGTCCCTGATAGAGGAAGGAGGCACCAAGAGGATCAACATGGCTCACCTCTGCATCGTCGGCTCCCATGCTGTCAATGGAGTGGCCAAGATCCACTCTGAGATCGTCAAGTCTGAAGT CTTCAGGGactttgcagagctggagcccGATAAGTTCCAGAACAAGACCAACGGCATCACCCCGCGGcgctggctgctgctctgcaaccCGGGGCTGGCCGAGGTCATTGCAGAG AAAATAGGGGAGGACTACGTGAGGGATCTGAGCCAGCTGGCAAAGCTGCACGAGTTTGTGGACGACGACCTGTTCATCAGGGAGGTTGCCAAAGTGAAGCAG GAGAACAAGGTGAAGTTTGCACTGTACCTGGAGAAGGAGTATGAGGTGAAGATCAACCCCTCCTCCATGTTTGATGTGCATGTGAAGAGAATCCATGAGTACAAGCGGCAGCTGATGAACTGCCTGCACATCATCACCATGTACAACC GCATCAAGAGAGACCCTGTGAAGCTCTTTGTCCCTAGGACGGTGATCATTGGAGGCAAG GCTGCACCAGGTTACCACATGGCCAAAATGATCATCAAGCTCATCAACGCTGTGGCCCAGGTGGTCAACAACGACCCCGTTGTGGGCAGCAAGCTGAAGGTCATCTTCCTGGAGAACTACAGGGTCTCCCTGGCAGAGAAGG TGATCCCTGCCACCGACCTGTCGGAGCAGATCTCCACGGCGGGCACGGAGGCGTCAGGCACAGGGAACATGAAGTTCAtgctgaatggggctctgacCATCGGCACCATGGATGGAGCCAACGTGGAGATGGCCGAGGAGGCTGGAGAGGAAAATCTCTTCATCTTTGGGATGAGGGTGGAGGATGTGGCAGAGCTGGACAAGGATGG CTACAACGCCCAGCAGTACTATGACCGGCTCCCTGAGCTGAAGCAGGCTGTTGACCAGATCCAGAGTGGCTTCTTCTCCTCAGACGAGCCAGACCTCTTCAGGGATGTGGTCGACATGCTCTTCCATCATGACCG GTTTAAAGTCTTTGCAGATTACGAGGCTTATGTCAAGTGCCAGGAGAAAGTCAGCGAGCTGTACCTG AACTCCAAGGCATGGACCAAAATGGTCATCAGGAACATCGCAGCCGCAGGCAAGTTCTCCAGCGACCGCACCATCAAGGAGTACGCGCGGGACATCTGGCACGTGGAGCCCACTGACCTGAAGATCCCACCGCCCAACGAGCCGCGGGAGGGGGCTGAGGACAGGACCCCCAACGGCACTGCAGCACGGGCATAG